The region ATGCTGCTGGCCATGATGAAGTATATGCCGCTGCGCGCCATGATCGGCTTCGGCCAGGGCAAGTATACCGAGGCGGATCTGGAGGCGGATCTGCAGGAGCTGAACAGACTGGCGGGGCAGGCGTAGAACTTATCAGCCAAGCGGGGAGGCAGGAGTATCAGGCTTCTGCCTCGGGTGTTTCGGCGGAGCAAGGGTTGCTTTTAGCGGCGTGATTTGCTAACATACGATGTAAATTCATAAGTAGTTAATAGTTCTCTAGGGTTCCGCAGCAGGTTCACCGCTGGCCTGGTCCGAGAGAGAACACACGGATGAAGCTACTCCGTGTAACACGGAGGGACAAAAGCCCGGGAGGTATCGTCAGGTAATGACGATAACCTTCCGGGCTTATTTTATGAAACAGGAGGACGGAGAAATGAAGAAGAACACTAAGAGCTGGATCATGATTGCAGGCGCTGCCTGCTTTGAAGTGATATGGGTCATCGGGCTGAAGCACGCCTCCGCACCATGGGAATGGGCCGTTACGGTAGTTGCAATTCTCATCAGTTTCTACGCGCTCATCTGGGCTAGCGGCAGGCTGCCGGTTGGGACAGTCTATGCTGTATTTGTCGGACTTGGAACAGCAGGCACCGTGCTGGCGGGCGGAATTCTGTTCGGTGAACCGCTGCGGCCGCTGAAGCTGCTGCTGATTGGCCTGCTGCTGGCGGGCGTTGTCGGCTTGAAGCTGGTTACCCCCGCCCAGGCTGAACCGGAACAGGCAAAGGGGATGAACTGAGATGGCATGGGTGATGCTGATTGCTGCCGGAATATGTGAAATGTTCGGGGTCGCCATGATTGGCAAGCTGTACAAGAACCGCAACTGGCAGTCCTTCTGCCTTTTGATACTAGGCTTCGGGGCAAGCTTCCTGCTGCTGTCTCTGGCGATGGAGAGTCTGCCTATGGGGATTGCTTATGCGATCTGGACAGGGATTGGAGCATCTGGGGCGGCGATCATGGGCATGTTGTTCTACGGGGAAGCGCGTGATCTGCGGCGGATTCTTTGTATTGTACTGATTCTGGGAGCCGTAACGGGCCTTAAGCTAATCGGCTGAGGCTGCTGAAACGTTCCCGGTATGGACACTTAACGGATGTTTCGTTGCCCCGGATATGGTAAGTATAGTAACTAAGAACATTATTCTTATAAGGAGACTTATCACTTATGAGCAAACCTGTATCTGAGAGTATCCGTCTGAATGACGGAGCAGTGCTGCCCAGACTGGGGCAGGGAACCTGGCAGATTGGCGACCAGCCGGCGAAGCGGGCAGAAGAGATTGCTGCGCTTCGCCAGGGCGTGGAGCTGGGCATGAATCTGATTGACACGGCTGAGATGTATGGGGACGGCCGCTCTGAGGAGTTAGTTGGTGAAGCGCTGCGGGGTATCCGCGACCGCGTATTTCTGGTATCCAAGGTGTACCCGCATAATGCAGGCGGCACTAAGTTGATCAGCAGCTGCGAAGCCAGCCTGAAGCGGCTCGGCACGGACCATCTGGACCTGTACCTGCTGCATTGGCGCGGCAATATTCCGCTGGAAGAGACCGTGGAGGGGATGGAGGCACTGGTTGCATCCGGTAAAATCGCCCGCTGGGGCGTATCCAATCTGGATACGGCAGATATGCAGGAGCTGCTGCACATCCCCGGCGGCAATCACTGCGCAGTGAATCAAGTGCTCTATCATCTGGGCTCAAGAGGGATTGAGCATGAGCTGCTGCCTTGGCTGAGAGGGCATAAGATTCCTGTCATGGCCTATTCTCCGCTGGCACAGGCGGGAACGCTGAGAAAAGGGCTGACCGAGAATGAAGCCGTGCAGCGGATTGCCCGGAATCATGAGGTCACTCCGCTGCAGGTTCTGCTGGCCTGGACCCTCCGTGACGGGGATGTCATCGCTATTCCCAAGGCTGCCACCCGTGAGCATGTGAAGGGGAATGCGGCTGCTGCCAAGCTTGTATTCACAGATGATGAGCTGTGGCAGCTCGACGATGCTTTTCCCCAGCCGTCGTGGAAGGTTCCGCTGGACATGATTTGATCATAGCTTAACTGCTGCTGCATGGCATAGCTGTCTCCGCTTAGGGGGCGGCTTTTTTGTTTTGGGGTCCCCGCAAAGAACCTGAGTCATCACCTACGCTAAAGCCCCACTATTCTGGAAATGCACCCTGAATTCGCAGAAAGTGGGCCGAAGGAGTAAATGAGGAGCACTAATGCCCTTGAATTCGCCGCATGCCCCCGACAGAGGGCAGATATGCCCATATAAACTACATCATCCGTACATAGCTAGATTCCGTTCGTTCTTGTACGCTTCTAAGCCTTAAATGATATTATACGTGAATTTGTGCATCCTATGAGAAAGCTTGTAGGCCGATTGGAGCAAGGTGGATACCGGACTTAAGCCACTTGGCAGGAGCTCTTAAATGTTGTCAACAACGTTCATGCCGAAACCGTGTTTTCAATTTGGTGACAAAGAAAGCGCTTTGATTTACGATGTGTTCAAAGGGAAAACACCTTTCAGCATGCAGTGCGGAAGGTTCCCGTTCATTACAATAAGGGGGCATCTTAAATGGCCACAACGGCAACGAAACAAGCTTCATCCGGCGGTGCAAGGGTGAAGGTTCAACAATTCGGACGTATGCTCAGCGGTATGGTAATGCCGAATATCGGCGCTTTTATCGCTTGGGGATTGATTACAGCATTATTCATTCCAACGGGCTGGTATCCCAATGAGAGCCTTGCAGCTCTGGTAGGCCCAATCATTAACTACCTGCTTCCTCTACTGATCGGTTACACCGGCGGACAGATGGTTCACGGTAAACGCGGTGCTGTCATCGGCGCACTGGTAACCATGGGGGTTATCGTCGGCTCAACCATTCCAATGTTCCTGGGTGCGATGATTGTCGGTCCGCTGGCTGCCTGGGTGCTGAAGCAGTTCGACAAAGCAGTGGACGGCAAAATCAGAGCCGGGTTCGAAATGCTGGTCAACAACTTCTCGCTGGGCATCATCGGCGGCGCGTTGACTCTCGGAGCCTTGAAAGGTGTCGGTCCGCTGGTTCAAGGCCTGACCAACATCCTCTCAAATGGCGTGGAGTTCCTGGTTAACCACAATCTGCTGCCGCTCATCAATATCATCATTGAGCCGGCCAAGGTACTGTTCCTGAACAATGCGATCAACCACGGGGTACTGGGACCGATTGCGCTTGAAGAGTCCCAGAGAATCGGCAAATCCATCCTGTTCATGCTTGAATCGAATCCGGGTCCTGGTCTGGGTATCCTGCTGGCATACTGGCTGGCGGGCAAAGGCTCTGCCAAATCCTCCGCACCAGGCGCCATTATCATTCACTTCCTGGGCGGGATTCATGAGATCTACTTCCCTTACATCCTGATGAATCCGCGTCTGATTCTGGCAGTTATCGGCGGCGGAATGTCCGGTACATTCACCTTCCAGATGCTGGGCGCCGGTCTGGTAGCTTCTCCTTCACCAGGCAGTATCTTTGCTTACTTCGCAATGACGCCTAAGGGCGGATATCTTCCAATGATTGCCGGGGTTGTCGTTGCTACCATCGTATCGTTCCTGATTGCAGCTGTGCTTCTGAGATCTTCCAAGAATAATGATCAAGAAGAGATGGATTTGGAAGCGGCAGAAGCCAGAATGAGAGACATGAAATCCGCCGGTACGGCAGCTCAGGCTGCGGCTACAGCAACCGTGGCTTCCAATATCCG is a window of Paenibacillus sp. FSL H3-0469 DNA encoding:
- a CDS encoding multidrug efflux SMR transporter — protein: MKKNTKSWIMIAGAACFEVIWVIGLKHASAPWEWAVTVVAILISFYALIWASGRLPVGTVYAVFVGLGTAGTVLAGGILFGEPLRPLKLLLIGLLLAGVVGLKLVTPAQAEPEQAKGMN
- a CDS encoding multidrug efflux SMR transporter encodes the protein MAWVMLIAAGICEMFGVAMIGKLYKNRNWQSFCLLILGFGASFLLLSLAMESLPMGIAYAIWTGIGASGAAIMGMLFYGEARDLRRILCIVLILGAVTGLKLIG
- a CDS encoding aldo/keto reductase; translated protein: MSKPVSESIRLNDGAVLPRLGQGTWQIGDQPAKRAEEIAALRQGVELGMNLIDTAEMYGDGRSEELVGEALRGIRDRVFLVSKVYPHNAGGTKLISSCEASLKRLGTDHLDLYLLHWRGNIPLEETVEGMEALVASGKIARWGVSNLDTADMQELLHIPGGNHCAVNQVLYHLGSRGIEHELLPWLRGHKIPVMAYSPLAQAGTLRKGLTENEAVQRIARNHEVTPLQVLLAWTLRDGDVIAIPKAATREHVKGNAAAAKLVFTDDELWQLDDAFPQPSWKVPLDMI
- a CDS encoding PTS mannitol transporter subunit IICBA, with the protein product MATTATKQASSGGARVKVQQFGRMLSGMVMPNIGAFIAWGLITALFIPTGWYPNESLAALVGPIINYLLPLLIGYTGGQMVHGKRGAVIGALVTMGVIVGSTIPMFLGAMIVGPLAAWVLKQFDKAVDGKIRAGFEMLVNNFSLGIIGGALTLGALKGVGPLVQGLTNILSNGVEFLVNHNLLPLINIIIEPAKVLFLNNAINHGVLGPIALEESQRIGKSILFMLESNPGPGLGILLAYWLAGKGSAKSSAPGAIIIHFLGGIHEIYFPYILMNPRLILAVIGGGMSGTFTFQMLGAGLVASPSPGSIFAYFAMTPKGGYLPMIAGVVVATIVSFLIAAVLLRSSKNNDQEEMDLEAAEARMRDMKSAGTAAQAAATATVASNIRNKASVHKIVFACDAGMGSSAMGASVLRKKLQNAGVNITVTNSAVSEIPADADIVVTQKTLTDRAIASNPQAEHISIDNFLKSPKYDELVERLK